Proteins from a genomic interval of Thamnophis elegans isolate rThaEle1 chromosome 2, rThaEle1.pri, whole genome shotgun sequence:
- the LOC116503635 gene encoding cullin-associated NEDD8-dissociated protein 1-like isoform X1, whose product MTNISYHISNLLEKMKSTDKDFRFMATNDLMMELQKDSIKLDEDSEKKVVKMLLKLLEDKNGEVQNLAVKCLGPLVSKVKEYQVETIVDTLCKNMLSDKEQLRDISSIGLKTVISELPAPSTGSTMTANVCKNITAQLTGAIGKQEDVSVQLEALDILSDILSRLGGTLYSFHSSILNCLLPQLISPRLAVRKRAIIALGHLVLTCNGNIFAELMEHLLSELKRNNSTSTTRTYIQCIAGISKQAGHRIGDYLEKMIPLIIQYCNVEDDELREYCFQAFESFVRRCPKEIGPHLPNVTGLCLKYITYDPNYNYDNEEEDEDEIMETENGKDEEQESDDEYSDDDDISWKVRRSAAKCLEAIVSTRHDLLQDFYKTLSPALISRFKEREENVKADIFSAYISLLKQTLPIQSWLQASDEAGKEDIPLTMLQNQVPNIIKALHKQLKEKSVRSRQGCFALLTELANVLPGCLADHIPALVPGIVFSLTDKSSSSNMKIDTLTFLHVVLCNHPREVFHPHVKALLPPVVICIGDPFYKITSEALLVTLQLVKVIRPLDAPCTFDAKPYVTDLFSATLKRLKAADIDQEVKERAISCMGQIVSNLGDYLSSELQPTLKIFLERLKNEITRLTTVKALTLIANSSLKIDLRPILAEGFPILASFLRKNQRALKLSTLTALDVLIRNYSDSLKPAMIECVLMELPDLISENDMHVSQVAIVFLTTLAKVYPSSLSRISGTVLSELFQLVYSPLMQGGALNAIVDFFQALVVIKAVNMSYADLMKQLTSPVYSSTSSGVSTTLHKQAFHSVAKCVAALSSVCPKEIPGLVNLFIQDVKNPKSTTAVRMLAFLSLAEIGRTTNLSTQKELKAVILDAFASPSEEVKSAASYALGNISVGNLKEYLPFMLKEIGGQPKRQYLLLHSLKEVISSSPAESLKPYGEDIWALLFKHCEYTEEGTRNVVAECLGKLTVVNPSQLLPRLKKQLFSGSPYARSTVVTAIKFTISDHPQPIDPLLKGCIGDFLKTLQDPDLNVRRVALAMFNSAAHNKPSLIRDQLSTVLPHLYNETKVRRELIREVEMGPFKHTVDDGLDVRKAAFECMYTLLESCLDRLDIYEYLNHVEDGLKDHYDIRMLTFIMLARLSTLCPNAVLQRLERLVEPLRVTCSTKVKAGSVKQEFEKQDELKRSAMRAVAALLTIPDADKSPVMAEFSSQIRANPEMSSLFESIQKDPTSLSASESMELS is encoded by the exons ATGACCAACATATCCTATCATATCTCCAACCTCTTGGAGAAGATGAAATCCACAGATAAAGATTTCAG ATTTATGGCTACCAATGATTTGATGATGGAATTGCAGAAAGATTCCATAAAGCTAGATGAAGACAGTGAGAAAAAGGTTGTGAAAATGCTCCTAAAATTGCTTGAGGATAAAAATGGAGAAGTGCAAAACCTGGCTGTCAAATG tTTGGGTCCTTTGGTGAGCAAAGTGAAAGAATATCAGGTGGAAACGATTGTTGATACACTGTGTAAGAACATGCTGTCTGATAAGGAACAGCTTCGGGATATTTCTAGCATTGGATTGAAGACTGTCATTTCCGAGCTGCCTGCCCCATCTACAG GTTCTACCATGACAGCCAACGTTTGCAAAAATATCACCGCTCAGCTGACTGGAGCTATTGGAAAGCAAGAAGATGTGTCGGTACAACTTGAGGCCCTTGACATTTTGTCAGACATTTTGAGCAG GCTAGGGGGAACTCTGtactccttccattcttccatcctGAACTGCCTCCTTCCTCAGCTCATCAGTCCCAGGTTGGCCGTTCGGAAGAGAGCCATCATTGCCCTAGGTCACCTGGTCTTGACATGCAATGGGAACATCTTTGCAGAGCTTATGGAACAtctcttgtcagagctgaagaggaATAATTCCACTTCGACTACGAGAACATACATCCAGTGCATTGCTGGTATCAGCAAGCAGGCTGGACACCGCATAG GGGACTACCTAGAGAAGATGATCCCATTGATAATTCAGTACTGCAATGTAGAAGATGATGAGCTGAGGGAATACTGTTTCCAAGCCTTTGAGTCTTTTGTAAGAAG GTGTCCAAAAGAAATTGGCCCTCACCTTCCTAATGTGACTGGACTGTGCCTCAAGTACATCACATACGATCCAAATTACAACTATGATAATGAAGAGGAGGATGAAGACGAAATAATGGAAACTGAAAATGGAAAGGATGAGGAGCAAG AAAGTGACGATGAATATAGTGATGATGATGACATCAGCTGGAAAGTTCGTAGGTCTGCTGCAAAGTGCCTTGAGGCCATTGTCAGCACCAGACACGACCTTCTGCAGGATTTCTACAAAACTCTCTCTCCGGCTTTAATAAGCAGGttcaaggaaagggaagagaacgTTAAGGCAGACATCTTCTCAGCCTATATATCTTTACTGAAGCAAACTCTGCCCATTCAGAGTTGGCTGCAAGCGTCGGATGAAGCAGGCAAAGAGGACATACCTCTTACCATGCTTCAGAACCAG GTTCCAAATATTATCAAAGCTTTGCACAAGCAACTCAAAGAGAAGAGCGTCAGATCAAGACAAGGGTGCTTTGCTCTTTTGACGGAACTGGCGAACGTCCTCCCCGGTTGCCTTGCGGATCACATACCTGCATTAGTGCCAG GAATTGTCTTCTCCTTGACGGATAAATCCAGCTCCTCCAATATGAAGATAGATACTCTGACTTTCCTTCATGTTGTTCTCTGCAACCACCCCAGAGAAGTGTTCCATCCCCATGTTAAAGCCTTGCTACCCCCAGTGGTCATTTGCATTGGGGATCCTTTTTACAAGATAACGTCCGAAGCTTTGCTGGTGACTCTACAGCTTGTGAAAGTAATTCGTCCCTTGGATGCGCCTTGTACATTTGACGCCAAACCTTATGTAACAGACTTGTTTTCGGCAACGTTGAAGAGGCTGAAAGCAGCTGACATCGATCAGGAGGTGAAGGAACGGGCGATCTCTTGCATGGGGCAAATTGTTTCTAATCTGGGGGACTACTTAAGCAGTGAACTCCAGCCAACCCTGAAGATTTTCCTTGAGAgactgaaaaatgaaataactaGACTGACCACGGTCAAAGCACTGACTCTGATTGCAAATTCTTCACTCAAGATAGACCTGAGGCCCATTCTAGCAGAAGGCTTCCCCATCTTGGCTTCCTTCTTGCGTAAGAATCAGCGTGCCTTGAAACTGAGTACTTTGACGGCTCTGGATGTCTTGATCAGAAACTATAGTGATAGCCTCAAGCCAGCCATGATTGAATGTGTCCTAATGGAGCTTCCAGATTTAATTAGCGAGAACGATATGCATGTTTCTCAGGTGGCCATTGTGTTCCTTACCACTTTGGCTAAGGTTTATCCTTCATCCTTGTCCAGGATCAGTGGTACAGTTCTGTCAGAGCTTTTCCAGCTGGTTTACTCGCCTTTGATGCAAGGAGGGGCTCTAAATGCCATTGTAGACTTCTTCCAAGCATTGGTTGTGATCAAGGCGGTCAACATGAGCTACGCTGACCTGATGAAGCAGCTAACTAGTCCTGTATACTCATCGACCTCTAGCGGAGTCTCCACCACTTTGCACAAGCAGGCTTTTCACTCTGTTGCCAAATGTGTGGCGGCCCTTTCTTCTGTGTGTCCAAAAGAAATCCCTGGCCTAGTAAACCTGTTCATTCAGGATGTGAAGAACCCAAAGTCTACCACTGCCGTCAGAATGCTGGCGTTCCTCTCGCTCGCAGAAATAGGCCGCACCACCAACCTGAGCACTCAGAAGGAACTCAAAGCCGTGATCCTGGATGCGTTTGCCTCGCCCAGCGAAGAAGTGAAATCGGCGGCTTCCTACGCTTTGGGCAACATCAGCGTGGGCAACCTGAAAGAATACCTTCCCTTCATGCTGAAGGAGATTGGTGGTCAGCCTAAGCGGCAGTACCTACTACTTCATTCGCTGAAAGAAGTCATTAGCTCCTCCCCAGCGGAGAGCCTGAAACCTTACGGGGAGGACATATGGGCCCTGCTTTTCAAGCATTGTGAATACACAGAGGAAGGAACCCGCAATGTTGTTGCTGAATGCTTGGGGAAATTGACTGTAGTAAACCCTTCTCAGTTGCTGCCCAGGCTGAAAAAACAGCTGTTCTCAg GCTCCCCCTATGCTCGGAGTACAGTGGTGACTGCAATAAAATTCACCATCTCGGATCACCCTCAACCCATTGATCCCCTTCTTAAAGGATGCATAG GTGACTTCTTGAAAACTCTTCAGGACCCTGACTTGAATGTTCGTCGTGTTGCTTTAGCCATGTTTAATTCTGCTGCTCACAACAAACCTTCCCTAATCCGAGATCAGCTCAGTACGGTCCTACCCCACCTATACAATGAAACCAAAGTTAGAAGGGAGCTCATACGAGAG GTAGAAATGGGGCCTTTCAAACACACAGTAGATGATGGGCTCGATGTGAGGAAAGCTGCCTTTGAATGCATGTACACACTTTTGGAAAGCTGCCTTGATCGACTGGACATCTATGAATACTTAAATCATGTGGAAGATGGCTTGAAAGATCATTATGATATTAGG ATGCTGACTTTCATTATGTTGGCTCGCCTGTCAACACTCTGCCCTAATGCTGTCCTGCAAAGATTAGAGCGGCTTGTTGAACCACTACGAGTGACATGTTCAACTAAG gTAAAGGCTGGTTCTGTAAAACAGGAATTTGAGAAGCAAGATGAACTGAAACGTTCAGCAATGAGGGCAGTAGCTGCTCTACTGACCATCCCAGATGCCGATAAAAGCCCTGTAATGGCCGAATTTTCTTCCCAAATCCGAGCCAACCCAGAAATGTCTTCCCTCTTTGAAAGCATTCAGAAGGATCCCACTTCATTATCAGCATCAGAATCAATGGAACTGAGTTAG
- the LOC116503635 gene encoding cullin-associated NEDD8-dissociated protein 1-like isoform X2: protein MTNISYHISNLLEKMKSTDKDFRFMATNDLMMELQKDSIKLDEDSEKKVVKMLLKLLEDKNGEVQNLAVKCLGPLVSKVKEYQVETIVDTLCKNMLSDKEQLRDISSIGLKTVISELPAPSTGSTMTANVCKNITAQLTGAIGKQEDVSVQLEALDILSDILSRLGGTLYSFHSSILNCLLPQLISPRLAVRKRAIIALGHLVLTCNGNIFAELMEHLLSELKRNNSTSTTRTYIQCIAGISKQAGHRIGDYLEKMIPLIIQYCNVEDDELREYCFQAFESFVRRCPKEIGPHLPNVTGLCLKYITYDPNYNYDNEEEDEDEIMETENGKDEEQESDDEYSDDDDISWKVRRSAAKCLEAIVSTRHDLLQDFYKTLSPALISRFKEREENVKADIFSAYISLLKQTLPIQSWLQASDEAGKEDIPLTMLQNQVPNIIKALHKQLKEKSVRSRQGCFALLTELANVLPGCLADHIPALVPGIVFSLTDKSSSSNMKIDTLTFLHVVLCNHPREVFHPHVKALLPPVVICIGDPFYKITSEALLVTLQLVKVIRPLDAPCTFDAKPYVTDLFSATLKRLKAADIDQEVKERAISCMGQIVSNLGDYLSSELQPTLKIFLERLKNEITRLTTVKALTLIANSSLKIDLRPILAEGFPILASFLRKNQRALKLSTLTALDVLIRNYSDSLKPAMIECVLMELPDLISENDMHVSQVAIVFLTTLAKVYPSSLSRISGTVLSELFQLVYSPLMQGGALNAIVDFFQALVVIKAVNMSYADLMKQLTSPVYSSTSSGVSTTLHKQAFHSVAKCVAALSSVCPKEIPGLVNLFIQDVKNPKSTTAVRMLAFLSLAEIGRTTNLSTQKELKAVILDAFASPSEEVKSAASYALGNISVGNLKEYLPFMLKEIGGQPKRQYLLLHSLKEVISSSPAESLKPYGEDIWALLFKHCEYTEEGTRNVVAECLGKLTVVNPSQLLPRLKKQLFSGTSWLKGLTGDITVAQGMPVEAPFMSLVKELERMMGAHPATHSSTRVSNTGFLTSNQAS, encoded by the exons ATGACCAACATATCCTATCATATCTCCAACCTCTTGGAGAAGATGAAATCCACAGATAAAGATTTCAG ATTTATGGCTACCAATGATTTGATGATGGAATTGCAGAAAGATTCCATAAAGCTAGATGAAGACAGTGAGAAAAAGGTTGTGAAAATGCTCCTAAAATTGCTTGAGGATAAAAATGGAGAAGTGCAAAACCTGGCTGTCAAATG tTTGGGTCCTTTGGTGAGCAAAGTGAAAGAATATCAGGTGGAAACGATTGTTGATACACTGTGTAAGAACATGCTGTCTGATAAGGAACAGCTTCGGGATATTTCTAGCATTGGATTGAAGACTGTCATTTCCGAGCTGCCTGCCCCATCTACAG GTTCTACCATGACAGCCAACGTTTGCAAAAATATCACCGCTCAGCTGACTGGAGCTATTGGAAAGCAAGAAGATGTGTCGGTACAACTTGAGGCCCTTGACATTTTGTCAGACATTTTGAGCAG GCTAGGGGGAACTCTGtactccttccattcttccatcctGAACTGCCTCCTTCCTCAGCTCATCAGTCCCAGGTTGGCCGTTCGGAAGAGAGCCATCATTGCCCTAGGTCACCTGGTCTTGACATGCAATGGGAACATCTTTGCAGAGCTTATGGAACAtctcttgtcagagctgaagaggaATAATTCCACTTCGACTACGAGAACATACATCCAGTGCATTGCTGGTATCAGCAAGCAGGCTGGACACCGCATAG GGGACTACCTAGAGAAGATGATCCCATTGATAATTCAGTACTGCAATGTAGAAGATGATGAGCTGAGGGAATACTGTTTCCAAGCCTTTGAGTCTTTTGTAAGAAG GTGTCCAAAAGAAATTGGCCCTCACCTTCCTAATGTGACTGGACTGTGCCTCAAGTACATCACATACGATCCAAATTACAACTATGATAATGAAGAGGAGGATGAAGACGAAATAATGGAAACTGAAAATGGAAAGGATGAGGAGCAAG AAAGTGACGATGAATATAGTGATGATGATGACATCAGCTGGAAAGTTCGTAGGTCTGCTGCAAAGTGCCTTGAGGCCATTGTCAGCACCAGACACGACCTTCTGCAGGATTTCTACAAAACTCTCTCTCCGGCTTTAATAAGCAGGttcaaggaaagggaagagaacgTTAAGGCAGACATCTTCTCAGCCTATATATCTTTACTGAAGCAAACTCTGCCCATTCAGAGTTGGCTGCAAGCGTCGGATGAAGCAGGCAAAGAGGACATACCTCTTACCATGCTTCAGAACCAG GTTCCAAATATTATCAAAGCTTTGCACAAGCAACTCAAAGAGAAGAGCGTCAGATCAAGACAAGGGTGCTTTGCTCTTTTGACGGAACTGGCGAACGTCCTCCCCGGTTGCCTTGCGGATCACATACCTGCATTAGTGCCAG GAATTGTCTTCTCCTTGACGGATAAATCCAGCTCCTCCAATATGAAGATAGATACTCTGACTTTCCTTCATGTTGTTCTCTGCAACCACCCCAGAGAAGTGTTCCATCCCCATGTTAAAGCCTTGCTACCCCCAGTGGTCATTTGCATTGGGGATCCTTTTTACAAGATAACGTCCGAAGCTTTGCTGGTGACTCTACAGCTTGTGAAAGTAATTCGTCCCTTGGATGCGCCTTGTACATTTGACGCCAAACCTTATGTAACAGACTTGTTTTCGGCAACGTTGAAGAGGCTGAAAGCAGCTGACATCGATCAGGAGGTGAAGGAACGGGCGATCTCTTGCATGGGGCAAATTGTTTCTAATCTGGGGGACTACTTAAGCAGTGAACTCCAGCCAACCCTGAAGATTTTCCTTGAGAgactgaaaaatgaaataactaGACTGACCACGGTCAAAGCACTGACTCTGATTGCAAATTCTTCACTCAAGATAGACCTGAGGCCCATTCTAGCAGAAGGCTTCCCCATCTTGGCTTCCTTCTTGCGTAAGAATCAGCGTGCCTTGAAACTGAGTACTTTGACGGCTCTGGATGTCTTGATCAGAAACTATAGTGATAGCCTCAAGCCAGCCATGATTGAATGTGTCCTAATGGAGCTTCCAGATTTAATTAGCGAGAACGATATGCATGTTTCTCAGGTGGCCATTGTGTTCCTTACCACTTTGGCTAAGGTTTATCCTTCATCCTTGTCCAGGATCAGTGGTACAGTTCTGTCAGAGCTTTTCCAGCTGGTTTACTCGCCTTTGATGCAAGGAGGGGCTCTAAATGCCATTGTAGACTTCTTCCAAGCATTGGTTGTGATCAAGGCGGTCAACATGAGCTACGCTGACCTGATGAAGCAGCTAACTAGTCCTGTATACTCATCGACCTCTAGCGGAGTCTCCACCACTTTGCACAAGCAGGCTTTTCACTCTGTTGCCAAATGTGTGGCGGCCCTTTCTTCTGTGTGTCCAAAAGAAATCCCTGGCCTAGTAAACCTGTTCATTCAGGATGTGAAGAACCCAAAGTCTACCACTGCCGTCAGAATGCTGGCGTTCCTCTCGCTCGCAGAAATAGGCCGCACCACCAACCTGAGCACTCAGAAGGAACTCAAAGCCGTGATCCTGGATGCGTTTGCCTCGCCCAGCGAAGAAGTGAAATCGGCGGCTTCCTACGCTTTGGGCAACATCAGCGTGGGCAACCTGAAAGAATACCTTCCCTTCATGCTGAAGGAGATTGGTGGTCAGCCTAAGCGGCAGTACCTACTACTTCATTCGCTGAAAGAAGTCATTAGCTCCTCCCCAGCGGAGAGCCTGAAACCTTACGGGGAGGACATATGGGCCCTGCTTTTCAAGCATTGTGAATACACAGAGGAAGGAACCCGCAATGTTGTTGCTGAATGCTTGGGGAAATTGACTGTAGTAAACCCTTCTCAGTTGCTGCCCAGGCTGAAAAAACAGCTGTTCTCAg GCACTTCCTGGTTGAAAGGATTAAccggtgacatcactgttgcccagGGGATGCCTGTGGAGGCTCCTTTCATGTCTCTTGTCAAGGAGCTGGAGCgaatgatgggagctcaccctgccaCACACAGCAGCACTCGGGTCTCGAACACGGGCTTTCTAACCTCCAACCAAGCATCCTAA